One Oceanicoccus sagamiensis genomic region harbors:
- a CDS encoding DUF1244 domain-containing protein — protein MTESINKKRGTNMDQEKTTEVEAAVFRRLLAHLDANKDVQNIDLMILANFCRNCLSKWYMAEAKELGESVDYDQAREIVYGMPYSEWKDKHQLEATPEQLAQFESKQSS, from the coding sequence ATGACTGAATCGATAAATAAAAAAAGAGGCACCAATATGGACCAGGAAAAAACAACAGAGGTTGAAGCGGCCGTTTTTCGTCGTCTGCTAGCCCATTTAGATGCGAATAAAGATGTGCAAAATATCGATTTAATGATTTTGGCAAATTTTTGCCGCAATTGTTTATCCAAATGGTATATGGCTGAAGCAAAAGAGCTGGGAGAGTCTGTGGATTATGATCAGGCTCGTGAAATTGTCTATGGCATGCCCTATAGCGAGTGGAAAGATAAACACCAGTTGGAAGCGACCCCTGAGCAATTAGCACAATTTGAGAGCAAACAATCCTCCTGA
- the dinB gene encoding DNA polymerase IV, with protein sequence MTILLPRVGIQTRHKDNKSTEPQRKIIHCDADCFFAAIEMRDDPSLRNRPIAVGGSSDRRGVISTCNYEARAYGVRSAMPTATAHRLCPDLLVVPGRMERYKEAALQIRDIFFDYSELVEPLSLDEAFIDVSGSPACYGSATLIAEEIRQRVFETVGITVSAGVAPNKFLAKIGSDWNKPNGITVIPPAKVDDFVQYLPVDKLFGVGKVTAEKMHRLGIQNCGDVRAYSIYELSELFGSFGPRLYDLCRGIDQRPVKTSRNRKSLSVEHTYAADLPSVQGCLGQLPALFQQLSQRLHKLTDGAAASQYRVHKQFVKVKFNNFQSTTMECVTAGTPRIAVFKQLCSDSFQRGDGLPVRLLGLGVRFEDSSMDDPQQLPLFTH encoded by the coding sequence ATGACCATATTGCTACCGCGAGTAGGGATTCAAACACGCCATAAGGATAATAAAAGTACTGAGCCCCAGCGCAAGATTATCCATTGCGATGCGGACTGCTTCTTTGCGGCGATAGAAATGCGGGATGATCCCAGTTTGAGAAATCGCCCTATTGCGGTGGGAGGCTCCTCTGACCGACGCGGGGTGATCTCCACCTGCAATTATGAAGCCCGTGCTTATGGGGTACGTTCCGCCATGCCTACCGCGACGGCTCATCGTCTATGCCCGGACCTGCTAGTGGTGCCGGGGCGGATGGAGCGCTATAAAGAAGCCGCCCTGCAAATTCGCGATATCTTCTTCGATTACTCCGAGCTGGTAGAGCCCTTATCCCTTGATGAAGCGTTTATCGATGTCAGTGGCAGCCCTGCCTGTTATGGCAGCGCTACCCTAATCGCCGAAGAAATTCGCCAACGTGTTTTTGAGACCGTGGGTATTACCGTGTCAGCGGGGGTTGCGCCGAATAAATTTCTCGCCAAAATTGGCAGTGATTGGAATAAACCCAATGGCATCACCGTTATTCCGCCGGCTAAAGTGGACGATTTTGTCCAGTATCTGCCGGTAGATAAGCTATTTGGCGTGGGCAAAGTCACCGCGGAAAAAATGCACCGCTTAGGCATACAGAACTGTGGTGATGTGCGGGCCTATAGTATTTATGAGCTATCAGAGCTTTTTGGCAGCTTTGGCCCGCGACTCTATGATTTGTGCCGGGGTATCGACCAGCGGCCAGTCAAAACCAGCCGTAACCGAAAATCCCTGAGCGTAGAGCATACTTATGCGGCAGACCTGCCCTCAGTACAGGGTTGCTTAGGCCAGTTGCCTGCTTTGTTTCAGCAACTAAGCCAGCGCCTGCACAAATTAACCGATGGCGCCGCGGCTAGCCAATACCGTGTACATAAGCAGTTTGTCAAAGTGAAGTTTAATAACTTCCAGTCTACAACGATGGAGTGTGTGACCGCAGGCACGCCCCGTATCGCCGTATTTAAACAATTGTGCAGTGATTCCTTTCAGCGCGGTGATGGTTTGCCTGTGCGCTTATTAGGGCTTGGTGTGCGTTTCGAGGACAGCAGTATGGATGACCCGCAGCAGTTGCCCCTATTTACCCACTAG
- a CDS encoding DUF4136 domain-containing protein, producing the protein MKHQLAIVITTLLLTACIGSKVVVKPDSTFDAANYQRFAWMHEAITNDGRNSAYYNLDRSIRKGISAELVKKGYQQVAKEQAEFLLDYSFFQSVSPDRGGIISPRDESNAAWDNGSDINGTSLHNHYIPAEIQRGNLSLSISDAKQGHEVWQVTMTKVIENQMEDEAAVKKSVRGLIPKLLRELPAK; encoded by the coding sequence GTGAAACACCAACTAGCTATCGTTATTACCACCCTATTGTTGACAGCCTGTATTGGTAGCAAAGTCGTGGTCAAGCCCGACAGTACCTTTGACGCAGCCAACTACCAGCGCTTTGCCTGGATGCACGAGGCCATTACCAACGATGGCCGCAATAGTGCTTACTACAATCTCGATCGCTCCATTCGCAAAGGCATAAGCGCCGAGTTGGTCAAAAAGGGTTATCAGCAGGTGGCTAAAGAGCAGGCGGAATTTTTATTGGACTACAGTTTTTTCCAAAGTGTTTCACCAGACCGTGGAGGTATTATCTCTCCCCGGGATGAAAGCAATGCCGCCTGGGATAATGGTAGCGATATCAATGGCACCTCATTACACAACCACTATATACCCGCTGAAATCCAGCGCGGTAATCTGTCATTGAGTATTAGTGACGCTAAACAGGGGCATGAAGTGTGGCAGGTCACGATGACCAAGGTGATAGAAAACCAGATGGAAGATGAGGCCGCGGTTAAAAAAAGTGTGCGCGGCCTGATACCCAAATTATTAAGAGAGCTGCCTGCTAAATAA
- the nhaA gene encoding Na+/H+ antiporter NhaA has protein sequence MIEPIKNFLRLESAGGIMLVIATVLALIFANTPLQAMYGGFLDIPVQIRFAEFEIAKPLLLWVNDGLMAVFFFLVGLELKRELVDGELSSPSKIILPAIAAVGGMAVPALVYSWFNWDNSAAMQGWAIPAATDIAFALGILTLLGKRVPTALKIFLVSLAIIDDIGAIIIIALFYTSDLSVTSLVIAAACLITLFVLNRRGVTSLTPYIIFGLILWASVLKSGVHATLAGVALAFFIPYLDDKGGSPVKELEHDLHGTVAFFILPLFAFMNAGVVMNSEAMGEAFTAIPLGIALGLFFGKQVGIFGLSWLAVKIKLAPPPSISWSQLYGVSILCGIGFTMSLFVGSLAFEQTGEDYLAVDRLGILMGSFASAIFGYFFLHFTLPKEDAKDL, from the coding sequence ATGATTGAACCGATTAAAAACTTTCTAAGACTGGAAAGCGCCGGTGGCATTATGCTGGTTATCGCCACCGTACTGGCGCTGATTTTTGCCAATACCCCGCTACAAGCGATGTATGGCGGTTTTTTAGATATTCCGGTACAAATACGCTTTGCTGAGTTTGAAATCGCCAAGCCCCTATTACTTTGGGTTAACGATGGTTTAATGGCGGTGTTCTTTTTCCTGGTTGGTCTGGAGCTAAAGCGGGAACTGGTCGATGGCGAACTGTCATCCCCCAGCAAGATTATTTTACCCGCTATTGCTGCTGTCGGAGGTATGGCAGTACCGGCGTTGGTCTACAGCTGGTTTAACTGGGATAATTCAGCCGCCATGCAAGGCTGGGCCATCCCTGCCGCTACCGATATAGCCTTTGCACTGGGCATTTTGACCTTATTGGGTAAGCGTGTACCTACGGCCCTGAAAATATTCCTGGTCTCACTGGCCATTATTGATGATATTGGCGCCATTATTATTATTGCCCTGTTTTATACCAGTGATTTGTCAGTGACTTCACTGGTGATCGCTGCAGCCTGTTTAATCACTTTATTTGTCTTAAACCGGCGCGGTGTTACCAGCCTGACGCCCTATATCATATTTGGACTGATCCTTTGGGCTTCCGTATTAAAGTCCGGCGTCCACGCTACCCTGGCCGGTGTCGCACTGGCCTTCTTTATCCCCTATTTAGATGATAAAGGCGGCTCACCGGTTAAAGAACTGGAGCACGACTTACATGGCACCGTCGCCTTTTTTATCCTGCCTTTATTCGCTTTTATGAACGCCGGGGTGGTGATGAACAGCGAGGCGATGGGTGAAGCATTTACCGCCATTCCACTGGGCATTGCGCTGGGCTTGTTTTTCGGCAAGCAGGTGGGTATTTTTGGCTTAAGTTGGCTGGCAGTAAAAATCAAACTGGCACCGCCACCCAGCATTAGCTGGTCACAACTTTATGGTGTTTCAATCCTGTGTGGGATTGGTTTTACCATGAGCTTGTTTGTGGGTTCACTCGCCTTTGAACAGACAGGAGAAGATTATTTAGCCGTGGACCGACTGGGTATCCTGATGGGGTCTTTTGCCTCGGCTATTTTTGGTTATTTTTTCTTGCATTTCACGCTACCTAAAGAAGATGCCAAAGATCTGTAA
- a CDS encoding D-hexose-6-phosphate mutarotase, which translates to MSSDIGHQMQQLYSQFGQLEGVVIELHKELLAVRITNKAATATVFLQGAQLSHYQTPGQPALIWCSDESDYREGTPLRGGIPVCWPWFGDIARNPEAVQQQIPDHEGVSAHGFVRSRLWDVVSVATPDPHTTRLHLQLQLAADQEPLWPSACELNMVISVGETLSLDFSVTNLSDKTVHFASALHSYFGVNAIDDTIVGGLDEHSYIDSLDDWQEKQQHGSLVIDQEVDRIYRGTNHAITIKDAQRRMTINSEGSHSCIVWNPWIEKSKRLSNFADDDYLRMLCIETANAEQDYIQLAANDSHHLKLTISSSTE; encoded by the coding sequence ATGAGTTCAGATATTGGCCACCAAATGCAGCAACTTTATAGCCAGTTTGGCCAGTTAGAAGGCGTGGTGATTGAATTACATAAGGAGCTGCTGGCGGTGCGTATCACCAATAAGGCCGCTACCGCTACGGTGTTTTTACAGGGTGCCCAGCTCAGTCATTACCAGACTCCGGGGCAGCCTGCGCTGATCTGGTGCAGTGACGAGAGTGATTACCGTGAAGGCACCCCCCTTAGAGGTGGTATTCCTGTCTGTTGGCCCTGGTTTGGCGATATTGCCCGCAATCCCGAGGCGGTGCAGCAGCAAATCCCCGACCATGAGGGTGTCAGTGCCCACGGCTTTGTACGCAGCCGGTTATGGGATGTAGTCTCGGTAGCAACACCCGACCCACACACCACCCGCCTGCACCTGCAATTGCAGCTTGCCGCGGACCAGGAGCCGCTATGGCCTTCGGCCTGCGAACTGAATATGGTTATTAGCGTTGGTGAAACCCTAAGCCTGGATTTCTCTGTCACCAACCTGAGTGATAAGACTGTTCACTTTGCCAGCGCCCTGCACAGCTATTTTGGCGTCAATGCCATTGACGATACGATAGTGGGCGGCCTTGATGAACACAGCTATATCGACAGCCTGGACGACTGGCAGGAAAAGCAACAGCATGGCAGCCTGGTGATTGATCAGGAAGTCGATCGCATTTACCGGGGCACCAACCACGCGATCACCATCAAAGATGCCCAGCGACGGATGACTATCAACAGCGAGGGCAGTCATAGCTGTATCGTCTGGAACCCATGGATAGAAAAATCCAAACGCTTGTCTAATTTTGCCGACGACGATTATCTGCGTATGCTCTGTATTGAAACCGCCAATGCAGAGCAGGATTATATCCAACTGGCGGCTAACGATAGCCACCACCTTAAGCTAACTATCTCAAGCTCTACCGAATAA
- the rapA gene encoding RNA polymerase-associated protein RapA — translation MKLLTDLRELFVPSPVFVPGQRWISNTESELGLGIVVELANRRVEISFPASGERRTYAVDNAPISRVQYEAGQQIHNELGELITVNDVLENQGCLIYNGVNEQGEAVILPEIDLNSFIQFSKPQDRLFAGQIDKNRAFQLRCQTLENIRHQQQSQVRGLLGPRVQLLPHQLYIASEAANRHAPRVLLADEVGLGKTIEAGLILHQQLISGRSKRVLVVVPDSLLHQWLVEMLRRFNLSFTILDEARCEGLEELGDVENDPFFDEEPTPQDDSYNPFESAQLVLCTLSFLTNNPERQAQAAAADWDLLIVDEAHHLQWSEAETSPAYRCIETLARQARGLLLLTATPEQLGVASHFARLRLLDPDRYYDLATFIEDEKKHKPVNELVQHLLADDVFEQLQSNPQLLQQLSAYLGDASVAPLQQALSGGGGEEFDQAIATVISDLLDRHGTGRVLFRNTRSSVAGFPDRQLHQYPLQPADRYNDAIMHAAMEELLAPELLLGSSWIAEDPRVGWLSSWLKDHRSEKVLVICARAETALDLEEHLRLRGGVQSAVFHEGLSLVARDRAAAFFADDEEGAQVLICSEIGSEGRNFQFSHHLVLFDLPLNPDLLEQRIGRLDRIGQRYTVDIHVPFYEDTAQQVLLRWYHEGINAFERTCPAGLALYQQFEQALIQCLNDGDNGAAMEQLISETKTATAATLQTLQQGRDRLLELNSCNHEKADAIVETMIEEERRQELSNYMEQVFDQYGVEQEHHSAASVILRPGDHMLEHSFPGLTEEGVTATYSREVALSREDMQFLSWEHPMVAGAMDMVLSGEFGNTAFCTLKLPPLKAGTVLLEAIFIVHCTAPSELQIQRYLPLTTMRIVVDSNNTDLSKVLTPAHLDKLGQKVPKRSAQDLIRHARPQISAMISRAEQLAEPKKDGLIEEAAGKMQTEQVAELGRLKALAAVNPNIRQEEVEYLKQSAVSLQRYLQGAQLKLDAVRVALVTD, via the coding sequence GTGAAGCTATTAACTGACTTGCGAGAACTGTTTGTGCCCTCACCCGTTTTTGTCCCCGGCCAGCGCTGGATAAGTAATACCGAATCTGAATTAGGTCTTGGCATCGTGGTAGAGCTGGCCAACCGGCGGGTAGAAATTAGTTTTCCCGCCTCCGGTGAGCGCCGCACCTATGCTGTGGATAATGCCCCTATCAGCCGCGTGCAATACGAGGCAGGGCAACAAATCCACAATGAGCTGGGCGAGCTGATTACGGTTAATGATGTATTGGAGAACCAGGGCTGCCTGATCTACAACGGGGTGAATGAGCAGGGCGAAGCGGTGATTTTGCCTGAGATTGATCTCAACAGTTTTATTCAATTCAGCAAGCCACAGGACCGCCTGTTTGCGGGTCAAATCGATAAAAACCGCGCCTTCCAATTGCGCTGCCAGACTCTGGAGAATATTCGCCACCAGCAGCAATCACAGGTAAGGGGCTTATTGGGCCCCAGAGTTCAGCTGTTACCCCACCAGCTCTATATTGCCAGTGAGGCCGCTAACCGACATGCCCCCCGGGTATTATTGGCCGATGAAGTCGGTTTGGGTAAAACCATTGAAGCGGGTTTGATTTTGCACCAGCAACTTATCAGTGGCCGCTCCAAGCGGGTTCTGGTGGTGGTGCCTGATAGTTTGCTACACCAGTGGTTAGTTGAAATGCTACGCCGTTTTAATTTGTCCTTTACCATTTTGGATGAAGCGCGTTGTGAAGGTTTGGAAGAGTTGGGCGATGTGGAAAATGACCCCTTTTTCGATGAAGAACCGACACCGCAAGACGATAGCTATAACCCCTTTGAAAGCGCACAGCTGGTCTTGTGTACCTTATCATTTTTGACCAATAACCCAGAGCGCCAGGCCCAGGCGGCAGCGGCGGATTGGGATTTGTTAATTGTTGATGAAGCCCACCACCTACAGTGGAGTGAGGCTGAAACCAGCCCGGCTTATCGCTGTATAGAAACTCTGGCCCGCCAGGCTCGGGGCCTGTTACTACTGACTGCAACCCCGGAGCAGTTAGGGGTGGCCAGCCACTTTGCCCGGCTGCGCTTACTGGACCCCGATCGCTACTACGATCTGGCAACCTTTATTGAAGATGAAAAGAAACATAAGCCGGTTAATGAGCTGGTGCAGCATTTATTAGCTGATGATGTCTTTGAGCAATTGCAAAGCAACCCGCAATTACTACAGCAGCTTAGTGCTTACTTGGGGGATGCCTCGGTAGCGCCGTTGCAGCAGGCTTTATCAGGGGGGGGCGGTGAAGAATTTGATCAGGCAATTGCTACTGTAATCAGTGATCTGCTGGACCGTCATGGCACCGGCCGTGTGTTATTTCGCAATACCCGTTCATCCGTAGCCGGTTTTCCGGATCGACAATTACATCAATACCCATTGCAGCCCGCTGATCGTTATAACGATGCGATTATGCATGCTGCGATGGAAGAGTTACTTGCTCCTGAACTGTTATTGGGTAGTAGCTGGATTGCCGAAGACCCAAGAGTCGGCTGGTTGTCTAGCTGGCTCAAAGATCATCGCTCAGAAAAAGTGTTAGTGATTTGTGCTCGGGCAGAAACCGCACTGGATTTAGAAGAGCATCTCAGGCTGCGCGGTGGGGTACAGTCGGCGGTTTTTCATGAGGGCTTATCGCTGGTGGCCAGAGACAGAGCGGCGGCTTTTTTTGCCGACGATGAAGAGGGCGCACAGGTATTAATTTGTTCCGAGATTGGCAGTGAAGGGCGTAACTTTCAGTTTTCCCACCATTTAGTGCTGTTTGATTTACCGCTTAACCCGGATTTACTGGAGCAGCGGATTGGTCGTTTGGACCGTATTGGCCAGCGTTATACCGTCGATATTCATGTACCGTTTTATGAAGATACCGCCCAGCAGGTGTTGTTGCGCTGGTATCACGAAGGTATCAATGCCTTTGAGCGTACCTGCCCTGCGGGTTTAGCGTTGTACCAGCAGTTTGAACAGGCGCTGATTCAGTGTTTGAACGACGGTGATAATGGTGCTGCCATGGAGCAATTAATCAGCGAAACTAAAACAGCAACCGCTGCTACCTTGCAGACCTTGCAACAAGGTAGAGATCGCCTGTTAGAGCTCAATTCCTGTAATCATGAAAAAGCGGATGCCATTGTCGAGACAATGATTGAAGAAGAGCGCCGCCAGGAATTATCCAATTATATGGAGCAGGTGTTTGACCAGTACGGTGTCGAGCAAGAGCATCACAGTGCCGCCAGTGTTATTTTGCGCCCTGGTGATCATATGTTGGAGCATAGCTTTCCCGGCTTAACTGAAGAAGGTGTCACCGCCACTTATTCCCGCGAAGTCGCCTTATCCCGAGAAGATATGCAGTTTCTTAGTTGGGAGCACCCGATGGTTGCCGGTGCGATGGATATGGTACTTAGCGGTGAGTTTGGTAATACTGCTTTTTGTACCCTGAAGTTACCGCCCTTAAAAGCGGGCACCGTGCTATTGGAAGCCATCTTTATTGTCCATTGTACGGCCCCCAGTGAGCTGCAAATACAACGTTATTTACCTTTAACCACTATGCGTATAGTCGTCGACAGTAATAATACTGACTTGAGTAAAGTGCTGACACCAGCGCATTTGGATAAGTTGGGGCAAAAGGTGCCGAAACGCAGTGCACAGGATTTGATCCGCCATGCCCGCCCGCAAATCAGCGCGATGATTAGCCGTGCTGAACAATTGGCTGAACCCAAAAAGGATGGGCTTATTGAAGAGGCGGCAGGAAAAATGCAAACCGAGCAAGTGGCTGAGTTGGGACGATTAAAAGCACTGGCTGCTGTTAACCCTAATATCCGTCAGGAAGAGGTTGAGTACTTAAAACAGTCGGCGGTGAGTTTGCAGCGTTATTTGCAGGGCGCACAATTAAAATTGGATGCGGTGCGGGTTGCCCTGGTGACGGATTAA
- a CDS encoding HDOD domain-containing protein, producing the protein MSEADISTLMELLPKYSPFNSLDHELLTLLAKDINIKTGDIGLCLFEHGDFDSNEFYLISGTISLIAQDGRENLISTDSTNARFPIARLRPRMYTAKAASPISYFVISASVLDELQSNTRKIDSRVVVKEMQQKAGEEGHSLIYEFEQELNTGRFVLPSLPEVAFRIRELIDNPECSMEDLAKLVNTDPAIATKLVKVANSVMYRGASHCDDTQTAIARLGLITTKQLVTSFAVLALFETKSHLFKDHMHRLWEQSIEVAAYSYVLAKQLPRFNEEEALLAGLIHSIGEIVVLTYAERFYDLSTDENRLNIATTNLRGKLGEMVLSRWDFTEDLITVARESGDWMRGNGTIAEDGSDFDYCDLVQVATLYALQGKDDVSPSLPEINSVPAFEKLKKRQLSSEQTTAIINEAKDQIAELRAIFNQ; encoded by the coding sequence ATGAGCGAAGCCGATATCTCGACGCTAATGGAGCTATTACCCAAATACTCCCCCTTTAACAGCCTCGACCATGAGCTATTAACCCTGCTTGCCAAAGATATCAATATCAAAACCGGCGATATTGGTCTATGCCTGTTTGAACACGGTGACTTTGATAGCAATGAATTCTATTTAATCAGCGGCACTATTAGCCTGATTGCCCAGGATGGCCGCGAAAACCTGATCAGCACTGACAGCACCAATGCCCGCTTCCCTATTGCCCGCCTTCGCCCGCGTATGTATACCGCTAAAGCTGCGAGCCCCATTAGTTATTTTGTCATTAGCGCCTCGGTACTGGATGAACTGCAAAGTAATACCCGTAAAATTGACAGCAGGGTTGTGGTCAAAGAAATGCAACAAAAGGCCGGCGAAGAAGGCCACTCACTGATTTATGAATTTGAGCAGGAATTAAATACCGGTCGCTTTGTACTACCCAGTTTGCCAGAGGTTGCCTTTCGTATTCGGGAATTGATTGATAACCCGGAATGCAGCATGGAGGATTTGGCCAAACTGGTGAATACCGATCCGGCGATTGCCACCAAGTTAGTCAAAGTTGCTAATAGTGTGATGTACCGCGGAGCCAGCCATTGTGATGATACGCAAACGGCGATTGCCAGGCTCGGCCTGATTACCACCAAACAACTGGTGACCAGCTTTGCCGTGCTGGCGCTATTTGAAACCAAGTCCCATTTATTTAAAGACCATATGCACAGATTATGGGAACAAAGTATTGAGGTGGCCGCTTATAGCTATGTATTAGCCAAACAACTACCGCGCTTTAATGAAGAAGAAGCCTTATTAGCCGGTTTAATTCACAGCATTGGTGAGATTGTCGTACTGACTTATGCTGAGCGTTTTTACGATTTATCCACCGATGAAAACCGTTTAAATATTGCCACCACCAACCTGCGGGGCAAACTCGGGGAAATGGTACTAAGCCGCTGGGACTTTACCGAAGATTTAATTACCGTCGCCAGAGAATCCGGCGACTGGATGCGGGGCAATGGCACTATTGCTGAGGATGGTTCAGATTTTGATTACTGTGACTTGGTGCAGGTGGCCACTTTATATGCCCTGCAAGGGAAAGACGATGTCAGCCCTTCACTGCCAGAAATTAATTCTGTCCCCGCCTTTGAAAAACTGAAAAAACGCCAGCTAAGTTCTGAGCAAACTACGGCTATTATTAACGAAGCCAAAGATCAAATTGCTGAGTTAAGGGCTATCTTTAATCAGTAG
- the arfB gene encoding alternative ribosome rescue aminoacyl-tRNA hydrolase ArfB produces MLTLSSHVIIPGSELEITAIRAQGAGGQNVNKVSSAIHLRFDIKASSLPDFYKQRLLQLSDQRISKEGIIIIKAQTHRTQEKNREDALQRLKELIKKATKLTKVRRPTKATKGSQRRRMDKKTQRGKTKSLRGKPSF; encoded by the coding sequence ATGCTGACGCTTTCCAGCCACGTTATTATTCCCGGCTCCGAATTGGAAATTACCGCCATTCGAGCACAGGGTGCGGGTGGGCAGAACGTCAACAAAGTCTCTTCTGCGATTCATTTACGCTTTGATATCAAGGCATCATCGCTGCCGGATTTTTACAAACAGCGGCTATTACAGCTTAGTGACCAGCGCATCAGTAAAGAGGGCATTATTATTATCAAAGCCCAAACCCATAGAACTCAGGAAAAAAACCGCGAAGATGCTCTGCAACGGCTAAAGGAACTGATTAAAAAAGCCACCAAACTGACCAAAGTACGCCGCCCGACCAAGGCCACCAAAGGCTCACAGAGGCGACGTATGGATAAAAAAACCCAGCGCGGTAAAACCAAGTCCCTCAGGGGCAAACCCAGCTTCTAA
- the pyk gene encoding pyruvate kinase has translation MVRRTKIVATIGPASGSAEMIARLLDKGVNVFRLNFSHGSADGHREQASIIRAVCADKKINAAILGDLQGPKIRIGDLHKESLTLLDGGDITLTIDDSKAKTDNCVSVGYKALPGSVAAGDTLLLDDGLIQLTVSGVEGDDVHCKIKVGGELKSRKGLNRLGGGLSAPAITEKDVADIELAVELKLDFLAVSFPSCADDLIPVKDKLAALNANINIISKIERAEAVASDDTLNALIAASDGVMVARGDLGVEIGDAQLIGVQKKIIRQARRANKPVITATQMMESMIHSPVPTRAEVFDVANAVLDGTDAVMLSAETATGKHPTKVVAAMADACLGAEQHPETRTSRYRIDKMIETTNESIALSAIYAANHLENVRASICLTESGETALIMSRLSSSLPIYGMSRHQQTCQRMALYRGVVPILVDLNDGEDNVYHNAMMTIADTGALQAGDRVIITCGDIRGSGGMTNTLKILEYPG, from the coding sequence ATGGTTAGAAGAACCAAAATTGTTGCCACCATAGGCCCCGCCTCCGGCAGCGCTGAAATGATAGCCCGACTGTTAGATAAGGGCGTCAACGTCTTTCGTCTTAACTTTTCTCACGGTTCAGCGGATGGCCACCGCGAACAAGCCAGTATTATTAGAGCAGTCTGCGCCGATAAGAAGATCAATGCCGCGATTTTGGGCGATCTGCAAGGCCCTAAAATTCGCATAGGTGATTTACATAAAGAGTCACTGACACTGCTTGATGGTGGCGATATCACATTGACCATTGACGACAGCAAAGCCAAAACAGATAACTGCGTATCGGTAGGCTATAAAGCCCTGCCCGGCTCTGTCGCGGCCGGTGATACCCTCTTGCTGGATGATGGACTGATCCAGCTAACCGTTAGCGGAGTCGAAGGGGATGACGTCCATTGCAAGATCAAAGTCGGTGGTGAGTTAAAATCACGCAAAGGCCTTAACCGTTTAGGGGGCGGTCTCTCTGCTCCAGCGATTACGGAAAAAGATGTAGCCGATATTGAGCTGGCGGTGGAGCTTAAACTGGACTTTTTGGCAGTTTCCTTTCCCAGTTGTGCCGATGATTTAATTCCGGTGAAAGACAAACTGGCAGCGCTGAATGCCAATATCAATATTATTTCCAAAATTGAGCGGGCCGAAGCCGTCGCCTCGGATGACACCCTTAATGCGTTAATCGCTGCCTCAGATGGCGTGATGGTAGCCCGTGGTGATCTGGGAGTTGAAATTGGTGACGCACAATTAATTGGTGTGCAAAAGAAGATTATTCGCCAGGCCCGGCGCGCCAATAAACCGGTGATTACCGCCACCCAAATGATGGAGTCGATGATTCACTCCCCGGTACCGACACGAGCCGAAGTGTTTGATGTGGCTAACGCAGTGCTCGATGGTACCGATGCGGTGATGCTCTCGGCCGAAACGGCCACCGGCAAACACCCCACAAAAGTCGTGGCTGCGATGGCCGATGCCTGCCTGGGTGCAGAGCAACATCCGGAAACCCGCACCTCCCGTTATCGCATTGATAAAATGATTGAAACGACTAACGAGTCGATTGCCTTATCGGCGATTTATGCCGCCAACCATTTGGAAAATGTCAGGGCCAGTATATGTTTAACTGAATCCGGTGAAACCGCCTTAATTATGTCGAGACTAAGCTCAAGCTTGCCGATCTATGGTATGTCCCGTCACCAGCAAACCTGCCAACGAATGGCCCTCTATCGCGGTGTAGTCCCTATTCTGGTCGACTTAAATGATGGCGAAGACAATGTTTACCACAACGCGATGATGACCATAGCGGATACCGGCGCTCTCCAAGCCGGTGATCGAGTGATTATCACCTGTGGTGATATTCGCGGCTCTGGAGGTATGACGAACACCTTAAAAATTCTTGAGTATCCAGGTTAG